One Leclercia pneumoniae genomic region harbors:
- a CDS encoding divergent polysaccharide deacetylase family protein: protein MLQFRRIVLSVASALALVAPVYAGKLAIVIDDFGYRPHNENQVLAMPPAISVAVLPNAPHAREMATKAHNSGHEVLIHLPMAPLSKQPLEKDTLRPEMSSDEVERIIREAYGKVPYAVGLNNHMGSAMTSSLFGMQKVMQALERYNLYFLDSMTIGNSQAMRAAQGTGVKVIKRKVFLDDTQNEADIRVQFNRAVQLARRNGSAIAIGHPHPSTVRVLQQMLPTLPSDITLVRPSSLLNEPQVDTSTPNMTPPKGNAPDTPRNPFRGVNICKPKGAPAPVYADRFFSVLSDSIAQSMLVSYFQHQWQGWGRSPGSKNVSVD, encoded by the coding sequence TTGCTTCAATTTCGTCGTATCGTTCTCTCCGTCGCCAGCGCACTGGCGCTGGTTGCACCCGTTTACGCAGGCAAACTTGCCATCGTCATTGATGACTTCGGTTATCGTCCGCACAATGAAAATCAGGTGCTGGCGATGCCTCCCGCTATCTCCGTAGCGGTATTACCGAACGCGCCCCACGCTCGCGAAATGGCCACCAAAGCGCACAATAGCGGTCACGAGGTCTTGATTCATTTGCCGATGGCACCGCTAAGCAAACAGCCCTTAGAAAAAGATACACTGCGCCCGGAAATGAGCAGCGACGAGGTTGAACGGATCATCCGGGAGGCCTACGGCAAAGTACCGTACGCGGTGGGGCTGAACAACCATATGGGCAGCGCCATGACCTCAAGCCTGTTTGGAATGCAGAAGGTGATGCAGGCGCTGGAGCGCTATAACCTCTATTTCCTCGACAGCATGACCATTGGCAACAGCCAGGCGATGCGTGCGGCACAGGGTACAGGCGTGAAAGTGATTAAGCGCAAAGTGTTCCTGGACGATACGCAAAACGAGGCGGATATCCGCGTGCAGTTTAATCGTGCCGTTCAGCTGGCACGCCGCAATGGTTCTGCCATTGCGATTGGGCATCCCCACCCTTCTACCGTACGCGTATTGCAGCAGATGCTACCGACGCTGCCCTCTGACATTACGCTGGTGCGCCCAAGCAGCCTGTTAAACGAGCCGCAGGTGGATACTTCCACACCCAATATGACGCCGCCGAAAGGCAATGCACCTGACACCCCGCGAAATCCGTTCCGCGGCGTGAATATCTGTAAACCGAAGGGGGCGCCTGCGCCGGTATATGCAGACCGATTCTTTAGCGTACTGAGCGACAGCATCGCTCAAAGCATGCTGGTGAGCTATTTCCAGCATCAGTGGCAGGGATGGGGGCGATCCCCCGGTAGCAAAAACGTTAGCGTAGATTGA